Proteins encoded within one genomic window of Camarhynchus parvulus chromosome 14, STF_HiC, whole genome shotgun sequence:
- the MRPS34 gene encoding LOW QUALITY PROTEIN: 28S ribosomal protein S34, mitochondrial (The sequence of the model RefSeq protein was modified relative to this genomic sequence to represent the inferred CDS: inserted 1 base in 1 codon), translated as MHLNNQARLPREPPSTQYRQAAPGLLAPAGPHHSEGPRHAVPSAGSSLRAPAAGGWATRNAAVDPGDGRGDFRGARRGFRERREQRIQVRRSVLXRSAPSAAAMARKKLHRPIAAMARKIREYRALKDRPRDSQRFAVDYETMRRPLTQKRLPVRAWEDVRNENRLLALLCRLPRFGVGRTVTRKSWLWAHREPCYWVITKVKADYTAENMDHGRAWGYLTFKGKTEGEVREIDKAMYHDWRIVPKHEEEAFKKFIPVPEVTVRFLPYPPLLRAMILAQWQKEGKPIVEEPIIDLEKVLASPQEWAKKKATGTPV; from the exons ATGCATCTCAACAACCAAGCCCGGCTCCCCCGAGAGCCGCCTAGCACACAGTACCGTCAGGCCGCGCCTGGCCTGCTGGCCCCGGCAGGTCCGCACCACAGCGAGGGGCCGCGGCACGCCGTGCCCTCTGCGGGCAGCAGCCTGAGAGCACCCGCTGCGGGCGGCTGGGCCACGCGGAACGCTGCAGTTGACCCTGGCGACGGGCGGGGCGACTTCCGCGGAGCCCGGCGCGGCTTCCGGGAGAGGCGGGAGCAGCGAATCCAGGTGCGGCGCTCGGTTC CCCGCTCCGCGCCCTCGGCCGCCGCCATGGCCCGCAAGAAGCTGCACCGGCCTATCGCCGCCATGGCCAGGAAGATCCGCGAGTACCGGGCGCTGAAGGATCGGCCGCGGGACTCTCAGCGCTTCGCCGTGGACTACGAGACCATGCGGCGGCCGCTGACGCAGAAACGGCTGCCCGTGCGGGCCTGGGAGGACGTGCGGAACGAGAACCGACTGTTGGCGCTGCTCTGCCGCCTGCCGCGCTTCGGCGTGGGCCGCACCGTCACCCGCAAGTCCTGGCTGTGGGCGCACCGCGAGCCCTGCTACTGGGTCATCACCAAGGTGAAGGCGGACTACACGGCCGAG AACATGGACCATGGAAGAGCTTGGGGCTACCTGACCTTCAAAG GCAAAACTGAAGGGGAAGTGAGGGAGATTGACAAAGCAATGTACCATGACTGGCGTATAGTGCCCAAACACGAGGAGGAAGCCTTCAAGAAATTCATCCCAGTGCCTGAAGTGACTGTTCGGTTCCTGCCATACCCACCACTGCTCCGAGCCATGATCCTTGCACAGTGGCAGAAGGAGGGAAAACCAATCGTGGAAGAGCCAATTATTGATCTGGAGAAGGTCCTGGCCTCTCCCCAAGAGTGGGCAAAGAAAAAAGCTACTGGGACACCGGTATAG